The following proteins are encoded in a genomic region of Phaeodactylum tricornutum CCAP 1055/1 chromosome 1, whole genome shotgun sequence:
- a CDS encoding predicted protein encodes VIALVGLPARGKSFVARKLLHYLNWSGVQCKIFNVGRYRREAYKHVAAASADARAQTGACDADFFDAQNERAAELREKVADLALRDMLRCFSNHERIAIFDATNSTDKRRKWLLQECTSPDKRPGKPTGVVFVESICDDQELLEENYRYKISNSPDFDGMTQQEALSDLRKRVTKYEEQYETITDDSLSYMKVFNLSTKLMVNHIYGRMAKELVPALMSWHIGTRPVFLCRPGQTISGILTDGEDYVARNKANHENEGPRDPFPMKIITSTMPRAADTVNWTDYEFAIQQMSNLNPLDKGDFAGMELDEIRKKNPSWYERLERNPYQTRYVFPGGESYADLVKRLTSVVIDVEQQVTPTLVVSHVSILQCLMSYFRNTPVELCTGIEVPMHTVVKFTP; translated from the exons GTGATTGCCTTGGTGGGTTTGCCTGCCCGGGGCAAGTCCTTTGTCGCGCGCAAGCTGCTGCACTATTTGAATTGGAGTGGCGTTCAGTGCAAAATCTTCAACGTGGGTCGGTACCGCCGCGAGGCTTACAAGCACGTGGCGGCCGCCTCGGCCGACGCCCGGGCCCAAACCGGGGCCTGCGACGCCGACTTCTTCGACGCCCAAAACGAGCGAGCGGCGGAGTTGCGCGAAAAAGTTGCCGACCTCGCTTTGCGGGACATGTTGCGCTG TTTCAGCAATCACGAGCGCATTGCCATTTTCGACGCCACCAACTCGACGGACAAGCGGAGAAAATGGTTGTTGCAGGAGTGCACCTCTCCGGATAAACGGCCGGGAAAACCTACCGGTGTCGTCTTTGTGGAATCCATTTGCGACGATCAGGAACTGCTCGAAGAAAATTACCGGTATAAGATCAGCAACAGTCCAGACTTTGACGGCATGACGCAGCAAGAGGCCCTGAGCGATTTGCGCAAGCGGGTAACCAAGTACGAAGAACAGTACGAAACAATAACGGACGATAGCCTCTCCTACATGAAAGTCTTTAATCTGTCAACCAAACTCATGGTCAACCACATTTACGGACGCATGGCCAAGGAGCTCGTACCGGCTCTCATGTCGTGGCACATTGGTACACGTCCGGTATTTTTGTGTCGACCAGGGCAGACCATTTCGGGAATTCTCACGGACGGGGAGGACTACGTCGCGCGCAACAAG GCCAATCACGAAAACGAAGGCCCCCGGGACCCCTTCCCGATGAAGATTATTACGTCCACCATGCCCCGGGCAGCCGACACGGTAAACTGGACGGATTACGAATTCGCGATTCAACAAATGTCCAACCTGAATCCTTTGGACAAGGGAGACTTTGCCGGTATGGAACTGGACGAGATTCGTAAAAAGAATCCGTCCTGGTACGAACGGTTGGAACGGAATCCTTACCAAACACGGTACGT ATTCCCCGGTGGTGAGAGTTACGCCGACTTGGTGAAGCGTTTGACGAGTGTCGTGATTGACGTGGAGCAGCAGGTGACCCCAACGTTAGTGGTGAGTCACGTGAGTATCCTGCAGTGTCTCATGTCGTACTTTCGCAATACGCCGGTAGAATTGTGCACCGGCATTGAAGTCCCGATGCACACGGTGGTCAAATTTACGCCG